Below is a genomic region from Eupeodes corollae chromosome 1, idEupCoro1.1, whole genome shotgun sequence.
TTCACTTCAAAAGTTCTTTTCAGAGCTActtaattttagtatttatcACACTTTTTCATATTTCTCAAAGTTCTTTTCAGAAATATCTCTTTGAACTTGAATAATttctttgttattattatttaaaataaatatccttcATAGCAATATGCCTAGAAGAAGAAGGTCGCAGCTATCTAAGAATAGTTCCCAAGCGAGATTAGTAAAAGTTCGTCGTATTGGAGAGTCTTCTTCTGAAAATGCAGATCGTCTGGAAATTATGAGAGTGTACGCTTCCCAATCGCGAGCCAGAGAATTAAGCGTCGAACGTTCAATTCGTCTTGCAGAACAAAATGCAAGATACGAACGACAGTCAAGTGCTGAGCGCTCTCAGCGACTTGAAGAAAATAGAGCTAGGAACTCGCGAACGCGTGCACGGGAATCTAGCACTGAACGCTCGCAGCGGCTTTTGACACAGCGAGATAGACAACGGTCGTTAAGAGCTAGGACGCGCAATAGAATTTTAGCGCATAGTAATAGGTCGGCATTTAGTTACGATCCTCAAATTGAATATGCTCATCAAAACAGCATCCAAATCGGAGCAATGAATAAGATGTGTGAGGAAGCGAAAGGTATGTGCTGTGCATCTGGAAAGGTTGTTTTCTCTAACATTGATGAGCCACCAGAACCAATTAAAAGTGTTTTGACAAATAATCATATACTATCCGCGCATTTTTTGAATAACGTACGTAGATACAATAGCCTTTTTCAAATGACTTCCTTTGGGGCAAAAGAAATTAAGGAGGGTCATTTTATGCCTACCTTTAAGGTGGAAGGACAAGTTTATCATCTCATAGGTAGCCTTTTACCGCCATCAGGACAAATTCCCcaatttttgcagatatattttatttccgaTGCTGATCAACTATCATTGCGATCAAACACGGCTCCCATGCTAAAACTAAATTTCATAAACGAATTGCAGACCATGTTGAATAGCCACAATGTTTACATACGAAGTTTTAAACATAGTATTGAACTCAATACCCCCGACAGTTTGAAATTGATCATTTACTCTGATCGCACACCCCATACAGAACACAGAGGAAGATATAACGCCCCTTCAATAAATGAAGTGGCCGTTCTCTTGGTTGATGAAGACAAAGGACCCAGGGATATAGTACTGCACGGTAGAGACGGACAACTAAAACGAGTGTCGGAATTACATCGAGCATATGATCCGCTACAATATCCGTTGATGTTTGCATCAGGAGACGAtggatattatttaattattcctCAGCAGAATTCCTCAAGAAATAAGACTGTGTCATGTATGCAATATTATGCATACCGTTTAATGATTAGGGCCAACTGTTTTAATGCACTCCATTATTACAAAGATTTGTTTAATCAATATTGTGTGGATATGATGGCGAAGATGATTTCCGAaaggttaaattttgtttaccgAAACCAACAAAAGCTTAGAGCGGATGACTATATTCATTTAAGGGATGCTTTAAACCAAGACGCAAGGGTAATTGCAGCTAATATCGGACAGCATGTCATCTTGCCGTCATCATTTACTGGGTCTCCAAGGTATCTCCACGAAAAGACACAAGATGCAATGACATACGTGCGCAATTATGGAAGGCCAGATCTTTTCATAACTTTCACCTGTAATCCAGATTGGCAAGAAATAAAACAGGAACTTTTTCCCGGTCAACGGTCTTTCGACCGGCATGACATCATAGCTCGAGTGTTTcacttaaaaatgaagaaaatgataaaaatattaacaaaagacgCGATTTTTGGGCCGGTTAAATGTTATATGCTTACTGTTGAGTGGCAAAAAAGAGGATTGCCGCATTGTCATATGTTGCTTTGGTTGAACTCAAAAGTAGAACCCgatgaaattgataaaataatagTTGCCGAACTACCTAATAAAGACGAAGACCCAGTATTATTTGAGATAGTCACAAAGAATATGGTACATGGACCATGTGGACAAGAAAATTTGACTTCTCCGTGCATGAAAAATGggatatgtacaaaaaaatatccacGACGTTTCGTGACTGAAACCCAGACCGGTGAGGATGGGTATCCCGTTTATCGACGACGCGATGTCGACAACGGAAGGCAGATTGCTGCATTGAATGTCCGAGGGCGTACGGTTAATATAGACAACAGATGGATCGTTCCATATTCCCCAATACTATGTCGATCTTTTAATGCTCATATTAATGTTGAATATTGTCATTCCGTACAAGCcataaaatacatatgtaaatacattAACAAAGGATCGGATCAAGCAACTTTCAGTGTCAGAAATGCTCACGATgaagttgaaaattatttgaacgGCCGGTACATAAGTACATCTGAAGCAGTGTGGAGGATATTAGAGTTTCCTATACATGACAGACACCCTACCGTAGTACACCTAGCAGTACACCTAGAGAATGGACAACGAGTGTACTTCTCAGCggaaaatatgcaaaatatagcGCAAAATCCACCAAAAACGACACTTACGGCGTTTTTGACCTATGCCACAGTGATGGTTTTGCTAAAACACTACTCTATCACGAAGTTCCTCATTATTATACATGGGCTAACAATAAATTTTCTAGAAGGAAACGTGGCCAAGAAGTAGTTGGACATCCCGGTATAAAAAAAGATGCGGCACTGGGAAGAGTATACAGCGTTCATCCTTCCCAGTCAGATTGTTTTTATCTCAGGATACTGCTTCATCATGTACGTGGCCCAACATCGTTCCAAGATTTAAAAACCGTTGACGGAGTTGTTAAAGAAACTTACCAAGCCGCTTGCCGAGAATGGGGTTTGCTAGAAGATGATAACCAATGGGAAACTACTTTGAGAGAAGCTTCGATTTCTCAATGTCCGTTAAGGCTGAGAGAGTTGTTTGtggtaatattattattattttgttttccctCGGAACCTCTCAAATTATGGGACACGTTTAAAGATGATTTGTGTGAAGACATCAGACATATAGCCCAAGAACAAGGTTCCGATTATGATGTATATAACAAAGGTTTGATACAAatcgaaaacaaacttttagaaTTAAATGACAAAAGTTTAAGAGACTTTGGATTACCTTCTCCGAATCGCTCACAAAATGTAGTTGATGCCATACCGTGCCGTATATATGATGTTAACGAGTTgtcagaatttgtcaattcaaatGTACCCAAGTTAGTGGCAGATCAAAAAATAGCGTACGATGCTATAATTGAAAGTGTGGAAAATAACAGtggtcaacttttttttttggacgtGCCCGGTGGCACGGGTAAAACCTTTCTTGCCAATTTAGTATTGTCAAAAGTACGATTATCCGGAAGAAAAGCACTGGCTGTGGCATCGTCAGGAATTGCTGCAACCCTATTATATGATGGGAAAACGGCTCACTCTACGTTTAAATTACCGTTGACTGTTTCTTTAGATCAACAGTCTGTATGTTCAATCCGTAAAAATGGTCCACTGGGAAAGCTCTTACAGGACACGTCGCTGATTATTTGGGATGAGTGCACCATGAGCCATAGAGCTCATGTAGAAGCAGTGGACCGCACATTAAAAGATATAAGAAACTCATGCAATATGATGGGTGGCGTAACTTTTGTTTTCGCTGGAGACTTTCGCCAAACTCTACCAGTTGTAACAAAAGGTACACGTGCCGACGTTATTAAAGCGTGCCTTAAATCATCACCTTTGTGGCTATCAATTAAAACTCTCAATTTGCGCACGAATATGAGAGCACATTTATGCAATAACCGCGGTGgtaatttctcagaaaatatacttaaattagGAGACGGAAAATTTACTACTCCAATTGCAAACAGCTCCCAAGTACTTTTGGATATTGGATTGGCCCAAACTGTTCACAGTCTAGAAATTCTTATAGACAAAATCTATCCCGACATCAACAATCTTACAGTAAGAAATTTTCATTGGCTCTGTTCGAGAGCGATATTGTCACCCAGAAACGACTCAGTAAatgagataaacaaaattattattgaaaaagtaccaggtgattttaaatgttacaaatCTGTTGACACCGTGTGCAACATCGAAGATACAGTGCACTACCcacaggaatttttaaattccctcaATCCTGCTGGCTTGCCACCCcatgaactaaaattaaaaataggtacgcctgttatgcttttaagaaatttaagccCTCCCAATATGTGTAATGGTACAAGACTTTTGATCAAAGAATTAAGAGATAATGTAATTGTAGCAACAATCATTACGGGTCCCGCGGCCGGTCAGCTCGCACATGTTCCACGGATCCCGATGATACCAACTGATTTGCCCATATCTTTTAAACGGTTACagttccctttaaaaatatcccCTTACAATAAACAAATCCcagggacaaactttttccatagttggtaTAGACTTAAGGAAAGAGTGCTTTTCCCACGGGCAATTGTATGTGGCGCTTTCTCGAGTAGGATCTCctgaaaatcaatacgttttgttgccacctacaaatactacagccaacgtagtgtacagggaggctttaagataagcatacaatttttttcattgtcgttttaattagcatgcttataagtataacttaaatatctgtacttatttatgtctacccgtgcgaagccgggacgggccgctagtGTCAGATAAAATAGCAGCATTATTATAGTACGAATCCTCGAACTCGACACGATAGTCGGTTTCGGATGATAAATCTGCTTCATCATCTAACAATGCttctatttcattttgaattcgttcaAAATCGGTCATATAGGcgtctaattttgtttttaaagcccGTGCTTTTGACACTTGTAGCGAAGGTGTTTGACAAGCGGC
It encodes:
- the LOC129950708 gene encoding uncharacterized protein LOC129950708 gives rise to the protein MPRRRRSQLSKNSSQARLVKVRRIGESSSENADRLEIMRVYASQSRARELSVERSIRLAEQNARYERQSSAERSQRLEENRARNSRTRARESSTERSQRLLTQRDRQRSLRARTRNRILAHSNRSAFSYDPQIEYAHQNSIQIGAMNKMCEEAKGMCCASGKVVFSNIDEPPEPIKSVLTNNHILSAHFLNNVRRYNSLFQMTSFGAKEIKEGHFMPTFKVEGQVYHLIGSLLPPSGQIPQFLQIYFISDADQLSLRSNTAPMLKLNFINELQTMLNSHNVYIRSFKHSIELNTPDSLKLIIYSDRTPHTEHRGRYNAPSINEVAVLLVDEDKGPRDIVLHGRDGQLKRVSELHRAYDPLQYPLMFASGDDGYYLIIPQQNSSRNKTVSCMQYYAYRLMIRANCFNALHYYKDLFNQYCVDMMAKMISERLNFVYRNQQKLRADDYIHLRDALNQDARVIAANIGQHVILPSSFTGSPRYLHEKTQDAMTYVRNYGRPDLFITFTCNPDWQEIKQELFPGQRSFDRHDIIARVFHLKMKKMIKILTKDAIFGPVKCYMLTVEWQKRGLPHCHMLLWLNSKVEPDEIDKIIVAELPNKDEDPVLFEIVTKNMVHGPCGQENLTSPCMKNGICTKKYPRRFVTETQTGEDGYPVYRRRDVDNGRQIAALNVRGRTVNIDNRWIVPYSPILCRSFNAHINVEYCHSVQAIKYICKYINKGSDQATFSVRNAHDEVENYLNGRRKRGQEVVGHPGIKKDAALGRVYSVHPSQSDCFYLRILLHHVRGPTSFQDLKTVDGVVKETYQAACREWGLLEDDNQWETTLREASISQCPLRLRELFVVILLLFCFPSEPLKLWDTFKDDLCEDIRHIAQEQGSDYDVYNKGLIQIENKLLELNDKSLRDFGLPSPNRSQNVVDAIPCRIYDVNELSEFVNSNVPKLVADQKIAYDAIIESVENNSGQLFFLDVPGGTGKTFLANLVLSKVRLSGRKALAVASSGIAATLLYDGKTAHSTFKLPLTVSLDQQSVCSIRKNGPLGKLLQDTSLIIWDECTMSHRAHVEAVDRTLKDIRNSCNMMGGVTFVFAGDFRQTLPVVTKGTRADVIKACLKSSPLWLSIKTLNLRTNMRAHLCNNRGGNFSENILKLGDGKFTTPIANSSQVLLDIGLAQTVHSLEILIDKIYPDINNLTDSDFTS